The Methanoculleus thermophilus genome includes a window with the following:
- a CDS encoding DNA polymerase subunit beta, with translation MNTIRLRDFIEDREGCLYAVSNYDNSDRVGCILRYVPDTEGERVSRTTGRRYRKYDFSEAFAWIREHKPEYLDSVHRVPHSDVVRVYKPEEEIGKVAARNDRVRRLLSHFSLPAGSFGCTGSLLCGLENAASDIDLVVYGDAWFAAQRQLKRLVETGVIPEMSTAMWRKVYDKRVPEISFDAFVLHEQRKWNRGEFEGTYFDLLYTRAYDNLNALPAGKGTVLGRATIEATVTDASLSFDSPAVYAVDHDEISRVLSFTHTYSGQALAGEVIEAKGVVEEHGDERWLIVGTTREAKGEYIISKTLLESV, from the coding sequence ATGAATACGATACGGCTTCGCGATTTTATCGAGGACCGCGAGGGTTGCCTCTATGCGGTCTCAAACTACGACAACTCCGACCGGGTAGGCTGTATTCTCCGTTACGTCCCCGATACGGAGGGGGAGCGGGTGAGCCGCACCACCGGAAGGCGCTACCGGAAATACGATTTTTCCGAGGCATTCGCCTGGATCAGGGAGCATAAACCGGAGTACCTGGATTCAGTCCACCGGGTGCCGCACAGCGACGTAGTCCGGGTCTATAAACCGGAGGAGGAGATCGGGAAAGTGGCTGCCCGGAACGATCGGGTAAGGAGACTCCTCTCACACTTCAGCCTCCCGGCTGGCTCGTTCGGGTGCACGGGCTCGCTCCTCTGCGGCCTTGAGAACGCCGCCTCCGATATCGATCTCGTGGTCTACGGCGACGCCTGGTTTGCCGCCCAGCGCCAGCTCAAACGCCTCGTAGAGACCGGGGTGATCCCGGAGATGAGCACCGCGATGTGGCGGAAGGTCTACGATAAAAGGGTCCCGGAGATCTCGTTTGACGCGTTCGTCCTGCACGAGCAGCGGAAGTGGAACCGCGGGGAGTTCGAGGGGACCTACTTTGATCTCCTCTATACGCGGGCCTACGATAACCTGAACGCGCTCCCGGCCGGCAAAGGCACGGTGCTCGGGCGGGCGACGATCGAGGCGACGGTCACCGATGCCTCCCTCTCCTTCGACAGCCCTGCGGTCTACGCTGTGGACCACGACGAGATCTCCCGCGTCCTCTCCTTCACCCACACCTACTCGGGCCAGGCGCTCGCCGGTGAGGTCATCGAGGCGAAAGGCGTCGTCGAGGAGCACGGCGATGAGCGGTGGCTGATCGTCGGGACGACCCGCGAGGCGAAGGGCGAGTACATCATCTCAAAGACCCTGCTTGAGAGCGTCTAG
- a CDS encoding L-threonylcarbamoyladenylate synthase, protein MEPTIDMAVRVLQRDGLVVYPTETVYGLGADALSEDAVMRVYEAKNRPLGKPISVAVSDMEMLRAVAVVDDAARAFIDRFLPGPVTVILPAKSCLPETLTGGSGLIGIRWPNHPIALEIISRLDSPITATSANLSGEAPPTRPEDVSVPHDYLVDGGELPGTPSTVADLSSRRILRKGTEWEEVEAFLEAL, encoded by the coding sequence ATGGAGCCGACGATCGATATGGCTGTGCGGGTCTTGCAGCGGGATGGGCTCGTTGTCTACCCGACAGAGACGGTCTATGGCCTCGGGGCGGATGCACTCTCCGAGGATGCAGTGATGCGGGTCTATGAGGCCAAGAACCGGCCGCTTGGAAAACCGATCTCGGTTGCGGTCTCGGATATGGAGATGCTCCGTGCCGTCGCGGTGGTAGACGACGCCGCCCGGGCTTTCATCGACAGGTTCCTGCCCGGACCGGTCACGGTGATCCTCCCGGCGAAGTCCTGCCTTCCAGAGACTCTCACGGGCGGAAGCGGTCTTATCGGCATTCGGTGGCCCAACCACCCGATCGCGCTTGAAATAATCTCCCGGCTTGACTCCCCCATCACCGCTACCAGCGCGAACCTCTCCGGCGAGGCCCCGCCGACCCGGCCGGAAGATGTCTCCGTTCCCCACGACTACCTGGTCGACGGTGGCGAGCTCCCGGGCACGCCGAGCACGGTGGCGGATCTCTCCAGTCGGCGCATCCTGCGGAAGGGCACCGAATGGGAAGAGGTGGAAGCGTTTCTGGAGGCCCTGTAA
- a CDS encoding DUF5612 domain-containing protein: MITDTDMYALSIITENRAGVLRDVATVLADYQANIQMIQQSIITTGPKTGKAYLYFEFEECGNHGDLIADLTKIPSVIDVTFYPPFSRIFGSRVIIIGGGAQVAQVAMGAVNEADRHNIRGERISVDTIPLVGEQNLALAVDAVARLPRASILVLAGSLMGGEVSRAVDRVRAAGIPVIALKMAGSVPEHADLVVTDPIQAGVFAVMHVSSKGVFDINRVRGREF, encoded by the coding sequence ATGATCACCGATACCGATATGTATGCCCTAAGCATCATCACTGAGAATCGGGCTGGCGTGCTGCGCGATGTGGCTACGGTTCTTGCGGACTATCAGGCCAACATCCAGATGATCCAGCAGTCTATCATCACCACCGGCCCAAAGACCGGGAAGGCCTACCTCTACTTTGAGTTTGAGGAATGCGGGAATCATGGAGACCTTATCGCCGATCTTACAAAGATCCCGTCCGTCATTGACGTCACGTTCTACCCGCCGTTCTCCCGGATATTTGGGTCACGGGTGATCATCATCGGCGGAGGTGCGCAGGTGGCACAGGTGGCGATGGGCGCCGTGAACGAGGCGGACCGCCATAACATCCGGGGTGAGCGGATATCGGTCGACACAATCCCCCTCGTCGGGGAACAGAACCTCGCGCTCGCCGTGGATGCGGTGGCCCGGCTCCCCCGGGCCTCGATCCTGGTGCTTGCGGGGTCGCTGATGGGCGGTGAGGTCTCGCGAGCCGTGGATCGGGTGAGGGCGGCAGGTATCCCGGTGATCGCCCTCAAGATGGCTGGCAGCGTCCCCGAGCATGCCGACCTGGTCGTGACCGATCCCATCCAGGCCGGGGTCTTTGCCGTGATGCACGTCAGCAGCAAAGGGGTCTTTGATATCAACCGTGTGCGGGGTCGTGAGTTCTGA
- a CDS encoding lysylphosphatidylglycerol synthase transmembrane domain-containing protein: protein MKNRFWIVLSLLISGAALAILLAVTLTPETRAYLGEASITAILIALGLRAAAILCRVARIQVLCRGLGYTVPFGSLTTIQLLSLFAGSITPGQVGGEPVRIHRLSRTGLSLGDAVAVAVAERVLDLVVFISLTLVALSLLQHLWGYLAATVLYPVAVFLLIVLGLLLGLIALTRRPALAKRVMGGIATRVIDRCSRSRRWLRFCPGAEGAEPLTERIDRETEAFIAGSSRFARAGRRAVGGALVLTFLEWVLYFSVASALLVALGLPPSLLESLLFQVILQMVAIIPLLPGSAGVAEFGAATLYSQFVPAYLLGIFVLLWRLFLYYLNIPLGLLAGVVTARGETGSSRIENL, encoded by the coding sequence ATGAAGAACCGGTTCTGGATCGTCCTCTCGCTTCTGATCAGCGGCGCTGCCCTCGCAATCCTGCTTGCGGTGACCCTCACACCCGAGACGCGGGCTTACCTCGGGGAGGCAAGCATCACCGCCATTCTCATCGCTCTCGGGCTCCGTGCGGCGGCAATCCTCTGTCGCGTGGCGCGGATCCAGGTCCTCTGCCGCGGTCTCGGCTACACGGTGCCGTTTGGGAGCCTCACGACCATCCAGCTCCTCTCGCTCTTCGCCGGCTCGATCACTCCCGGACAGGTGGGCGGTGAACCCGTCAGGATCCACCGGCTCTCGCGCACCGGGCTCTCTCTCGGGGATGCCGTTGCCGTCGCCGTCGCGGAGAGGGTGCTCGACCTTGTTGTCTTTATCTCTCTCACCCTTGTGGCACTTTCCCTCCTTCAGCACCTCTGGGGCTATCTTGCCGCAACCGTCCTCTATCCTGTGGCGGTCTTCCTGCTCATCGTGCTTGGTCTTTTGCTGGGCCTCATCGCCCTTACCCGCCGGCCGGCGCTTGCGAAGCGGGTAATGGGCGGTATTGCCACCCGGGTGATCGATCGGTGCAGCCGGAGTCGGCGCTGGCTCCGGTTCTGTCCCGGGGCGGAGGGTGCAGAACCGCTCACCGAACGGATCGACCGCGAGACCGAGGCGTTCATCGCAGGCTCATCCCGATTTGCACGGGCCGGCCGGCGGGCGGTCGGCGGAGCACTCGTGCTCACGTTCCTCGAATGGGTTCTCTACTTCTCCGTCGCATCGGCCCTGCTGGTTGCTCTCGGGCTGCCGCCTTCTCTTCTGGAATCGCTCCTTTTCCAGGTAATTCTTCAGATGGTCGCCATCATTCCGCTTTTACCGGGATCGGCCGGAGTTGCAGAGTTCGGTGCCGCAACGCTCTATAGCCAGTTCGTACCCGCCTATCTTCTCGGCATCTTCGTTCTTCTCTGGCGTCTCTTCCTCTACTACCTCAATATACCCCTTGGGCTTCTTGCGGGCGTCGTTACCGCGAGGGGGGAGACCGGTTCCAGCCGTATTGAAAACCTATAA
- a CDS encoding FprA family A-type flavoprotein produces the protein MIAKELAPGVHWVGAIDWNLREYHGYTLPGTTYNAYLVQGEKTALIDGAYGGFEEEVLGRIKSICDPATIDYIIVNHIEMDHSGTLPEFVRRMPDVPIYCTERAKEGLARHYDTTGWNIRVVKTGDTLDLGGKTLTFLEAPMLHWPDSMFTYLAEDAILFPNDAFGQHVASAARFDDELGRDVALAHAQKFFANLIIPLAPKVLKKLDEVGALGIDIKMIAPSHGVIWRTYAGDILKAYTDWSRGVSKDKVTIVYDTMHGSTGMMAKAIAEGVMAEGVDVRVCLLRDGRYEGTHRSDVVTEVLDSKAVLIGSPTLQDEVLPTVAGFLSYLRGLRPGRLGTKKIGCAFGSHGGMGGAVAQANELLKAAGIEVIEGGFQVNYRPDADELARAYEFGRSVARKVRSR, from the coding sequence ATGATAGCCAAAGAACTTGCCCCCGGTGTCCACTGGGTCGGGGCGATCGACTGGAATCTTAGAGAGTACCATGGATACACGCTCCCGGGAACGACCTATAACGCCTACCTCGTTCAGGGTGAGAAGACTGCGCTGATCGACGGCGCCTACGGCGGGTTCGAGGAGGAGGTCCTCGGCCGCATTAAGTCCATCTGCGACCCCGCTACGATCGACTACATCATCGTGAACCACATCGAGATGGACCACTCCGGCACCCTGCCCGAGTTCGTGCGGCGGATGCCCGATGTCCCGATCTACTGCACGGAACGGGCGAAAGAGGGTCTCGCCCGCCACTACGATACGACCGGCTGGAACATCCGGGTCGTGAAGACCGGGGATACTCTTGATCTCGGCGGGAAGACGCTCACGTTCCTTGAGGCGCCGATGCTCCACTGGCCCGACTCGATGTTCACCTACCTCGCGGAGGACGCCATCCTCTTCCCGAACGATGCCTTCGGCCAACATGTCGCAAGTGCCGCCCGGTTCGACGATGAACTCGGAAGAGACGTGGCGCTGGCCCACGCGCAGAAGTTCTTTGCGAACCTGATCATACCGCTTGCGCCGAAGGTCTTGAAGAAACTCGACGAGGTCGGCGCTCTCGGGATCGATATCAAGATGATCGCACCGAGCCACGGGGTCATCTGGCGGACATATGCCGGCGATATCCTCAAGGCCTATACCGACTGGAGCCGTGGCGTCTCAAAGGACAAGGTCACGATCGTCTACGATACCATGCACGGCTCGACGGGCATGATGGCGAAGGCTATAGCCGAGGGCGTCATGGCAGAGGGCGTCGACGTCCGGGTCTGCCTCCTCCGCGACGGCCGCTACGAGGGAACGCACCGAAGCGACGTCGTCACCGAGGTGCTCGACTCAAAGGCGGTCCTCATCGGGTCCCCGACGCTCCAGGACGAGGTCCTTCCCACGGTGGCGGGTTTCCTGAGTTACCTCCGGGGGCTGCGGCCGGGCCGTCTCGGGACAAAGAAGATCGGGTGCGCGTTCGGGTCGCACGGCGGTATGGGCGGTGCGGTTGCCCAAGCGAACGAGCTCCTGAAGGCTGCCGGGATTGAGGTGATCGAAGGCGGGTTCCAGGTGAACTACCGCCCGGATGCCGACGAACTCGCCCGGGCTTACGAGTTTGGACGAAGCGTGGCACGAAAGGTTCGGTCACGGTGA
- a CDS encoding V4R domain-containing protein, which produces MESEITRRGKAGRPRPNREIDLYSTPGGTRAVENPVRRAILAALREREHTFEEIVDLAGRAKSTISVHLRDLVAAGVVGSRVDPEDARRKIFHLTGGLVASVSPQDRLDDEITAYAGTYRPGSSDPYTFYRLAFRTIRVALMQEGVLLDPLLTRAGERIGEELYPAVAGPDTEAFCTNIARFWEEHRLGRVEVAGTGPLTLLVYDCFECADLPVTGKPACAFDSRILRALFTRHYGRPTAAIETRCYAMGFDHCRFEVVPEVTQELENLPA; this is translated from the coding sequence ATGGAAAGTGAGATCACCCGCAGAGGCAAAGCCGGGCGGCCGAGACCGAACCGGGAGATAGATCTCTACTCGACACCCGGAGGAACGCGGGCTGTCGAAAACCCGGTACGGCGGGCGATTCTTGCGGCACTCAGGGAACGGGAGCATACGTTTGAAGAGATCGTCGATCTAGCCGGGCGGGCCAAATCAACGATCTCGGTGCACCTCCGCGACCTTGTCGCGGCGGGCGTGGTCGGGTCCCGGGTCGATCCGGAGGACGCCCGGAGAAAGATCTTCCACCTCACCGGTGGCCTCGTCGCTAGCGTCTCGCCACAAGATCGTCTGGATGATGAGATCACCGCCTACGCAGGCACGTACCGGCCCGGATCCAGTGACCCCTATACGTTCTACCGGCTGGCCTTCCGGACGATACGGGTCGCGCTCATGCAGGAGGGAGTCCTCCTCGACCCGCTGCTCACCCGGGCCGGGGAGCGGATAGGAGAGGAACTCTACCCGGCGGTTGCCGGCCCCGATACGGAAGCGTTCTGCACCAACATCGCCAGGTTCTGGGAGGAGCATCGCCTTGGCCGAGTCGAAGTCGCGGGAACCGGACCGCTCACGCTCCTGGTCTACGACTGCTTCGAGTGCGCCGATCTCCCCGTAACCGGAAAACCCGCATGCGCCTTCGACTCCAGAATCCTCCGTGCGCTCTTCACCCGCCACTACGGGCGGCCGACGGCGGCGATTGAGACCCGATGCTACGCGATGGGGTTCGACCACTGCCGGTTTGAGGTGGTGCCGGAGGTGACGCAAGAATTGGAGAATCTGCCCGCATAG
- a CDS encoding 30S ribosomal protein S15, whose amino-acid sequence MARMYARRRGTSGSVRPYRKETPEWSNTDTAEIEKIIIDLRKDGLSASQIGLVLRDRYAVPDVKLATGKRITEILREKGLESEIPEDLRDLMRKALRMRKHLAENKKDKLNARQLQVAESKVRRLVKYYTKSGRLPKDWTYRPETAEILLSR is encoded by the coding sequence ATGGCAAGAATGTATGCTCGGCGCCGCGGAACCAGCGGTTCCGTCCGACCCTACCGGAAGGAAACTCCCGAGTGGTCCAACACGGATACAGCGGAGATCGAGAAGATCATCATCGATCTTCGCAAAGACGGCCTCTCGGCCAGCCAGATCGGCCTCGTGCTGCGGGACAGATATGCCGTCCCTGATGTCAAACTCGCCACGGGCAAGCGGATAACGGAGATCCTCCGCGAAAAAGGTCTCGAATCGGAGATCCCCGAAGATCTCAGAGACCTGATGCGGAAAGCGCTCAGGATGAGGAAACACCTGGCGGAGAACAAAAAAGACAAGCTCAACGCGCGCCAGCTCCAGGTCGCGGAGTCCAAGGTGCGCAGACTGGTCAAGTACTACACCAAGTCCGGACGGCTGCCGAAAGACTGGACCTACAGACCGGAGACTGCTGAGATCCTGCTATCGCGCTGA
- a CDS encoding DHHA1 domain-containing protein encodes MSLDVAVAELADHLLKQEFVEVLAHHDADGIAAASILCHAMYRKGMQFRLRIRPVITTADVPRDSSVLLCDFGSALPDLSSDVMVVDHHMPHFEGEYHVNPRLEGIDGDRNLSAAGAAYLVAQRMGDNRDLAGLALLGILGDGQEIEGPNREIVNEGIANGFITPNRGLRLAGRGLVEQLALALNPYLDGLSGTPETARTLVAQVTDEDDVDYETLLSRIVLATAPQASLSALCGLWGTTYSLGREVIDEAMNLAAVVDACGKTGCGDIGASLCLRSTHALQEAWEIAVRYRQAVISSIQRARRLDERLALFEVDDGTVTSDVADALANDLTQSGPVFVIGEREGQCHISARCPPGIDLDLEALMRRLAEECGGQGGGHHRRAGANIAADQVEKFKQGLLEAVPA; translated from the coding sequence ATGTCGCTTGACGTTGCTGTTGCAGAACTCGCCGATCACCTGCTAAAGCAGGAGTTTGTGGAGGTGCTGGCGCACCACGATGCGGACGGTATAGCCGCCGCGTCCATCCTCTGCCACGCCATGTACCGCAAGGGCATGCAGTTCCGGCTGAGGATCCGCCCGGTCATCACCACGGCGGACGTGCCGCGCGACAGCAGCGTACTTCTCTGCGACTTCGGATCAGCACTCCCGGATCTCTCCAGCGACGTGATGGTGGTGGACCACCATATGCCCCACTTCGAGGGCGAGTACCACGTCAACCCGCGTCTCGAGGGAATCGACGGCGATCGGAACCTCTCGGCAGCCGGCGCAGCATACCTTGTCGCACAGCGCATGGGAGACAACCGCGACCTCGCGGGGCTTGCGCTTCTCGGGATCCTCGGCGACGGTCAGGAGATTGAAGGGCCGAATCGGGAGATCGTGAATGAAGGCATCGCAAACGGGTTCATCACGCCCAACCGGGGCCTCCGCCTCGCGGGGAGGGGCCTGGTGGAGCAACTCGCGCTCGCCCTCAACCCCTACCTCGACGGGCTCTCAGGCACTCCCGAGACCGCCCGCACACTGGTCGCGCAGGTCACAGACGAAGACGACGTTGACTATGAGACCCTCCTCTCCCGGATCGTCCTTGCAACCGCTCCGCAGGCATCGCTCTCCGCACTCTGCGGGCTCTGGGGTACCACCTACAGCCTCGGGCGGGAAGTGATCGACGAGGCCATGAACCTTGCCGCCGTCGTCGATGCATGCGGCAAGACGGGATGCGGCGACATCGGCGCATCACTCTGCCTCCGTTCGACCCACGCGCTCCAGGAAGCCTGGGAGATCGCCGTCCGCTATCGACAGGCGGTCATCTCCAGCATCCAGAGGGCGCGCCGCCTTGACGAGCGTCTTGCTCTCTTTGAGGTGGACGATGGAACGGTGACAAGCGACGTCGCGGATGCGCTCGCAAACGACCTCACCCAGAGCGGTCCCGTCTTTGTCATCGGAGAGAGGGAGGGACAGTGCCATATATCAGCGCGCTGCCCTCCGGGGATCGACCTCGACCTCGAAGCACTGATGCGGAGGCTCGCTGAAGAATGCGGTGGCCAGGGCGGTGGGCATCACCGGAGAGCCGGGGCCAATATCGCTGCCGATCAGGTAGAGAAGTTTAAGCAGGGTCTCCTGGAGGCGGTGCCCGCATGA
- a CDS encoding KEOPS complex subunit Pcc1, with protein MIRIEGFIETPHRHPQCVAAALEPDNLTLIRTYPIEGGVRAEIDGTKLRSITASVDDYLMNLAIAEEVCTCASKRRENLGSDDANPSGLRSEKIRRK; from the coding sequence ATGATCCGAATCGAAGGTTTCATCGAGACGCCGCACAGGCATCCCCAGTGCGTCGCAGCAGCGCTCGAGCCCGATAACCTTACCCTGATCAGAACCTACCCGATTGAGGGAGGGGTTCGGGCCGAGATCGATGGAACCAAACTCCGATCGATCACCGCCTCGGTGGACGACTACCTCATGAACCTGGCGATAGCGGAGGAGGTATGCACCTGCGCTTCGAAACGGCGGGAGAACCTCGGGAGTGATGATGCTAACCCATCGGGACTGAGGAGCGAGAAAATCAGAAGGAAGTGA
- a CDS encoding 30S ribosomal protein S3ae: MAKKKQVGRRVEGWKAKKWYRVFVPDSFGKVEIGDTISADPENMIGRVMTATLGEIVQDYSKSHIKMKFKINNVAGDAAYTEFVGHEVTRDYLRSMVKRRASRIDTIHPIISKDGKLLRVTVVCLTLSRADQSQVHAVRQAISQALTARAAESDFETLVKDIVSGDMARDIFKVAKEIYPIRRVEITKSKLEQIATV; encoded by the coding sequence ATGGCAAAGAAGAAACAGGTTGGAAGAAGAGTTGAAGGCTGGAAGGCCAAGAAGTGGTACCGTGTCTTTGTGCCCGACAGCTTCGGTAAAGTTGAGATCGGCGATACCATCTCTGCCGATCCCGAGAACATGATCGGCCGGGTTATGACCGCAACACTCGGTGAGATTGTGCAGGACTACTCAAAGTCCCACATCAAGATGAAGTTCAAGATCAACAACGTTGCCGGCGATGCCGCATACACCGAGTTCGTCGGGCATGAAGTGACCCGGGACTACCTCCGGTCGATGGTGAAGCGGCGGGCATCCCGCATTGACACCATCCACCCGATCATCAGCAAGGACGGCAAACTGCTCCGGGTGACCGTCGTCTGTCTCACCCTCTCGAGGGCCGATCAGAGCCAGGTCCACGCCGTGCGGCAGGCAATCTCGCAGGCCCTCACCGCCCGTGCGGCGGAGAGCGACTTTGAGACCCTGGTCAAGGATATCGTCTCCGGGGATATGGCCCGCGATATCTTCAAGGTCGCAAAGGAGATTTACCCGATCCGCCGGGTCGAGATCACCAAGTCCAAACTCGAGCAGATCGCAACTGTATAA
- a CDS encoding 2,3-bisphosphoglycerate-independent phosphoglycerate mutase, whose amino-acid sequence MIAHKVLFVVLDGVSDRPCDALNGLTPLEAAKTPVLDRIAAEGICGIMDSVAPGIRPGSDTSHLALLGYPPQEYYTGRGPLEAEGTGIHMTAGMIGFRCNFATVDENGLITDRRAGRISGTAPLAEAIREEVDLSALGVEFRFESGAGHRAALALSGVGLGDKVSSNDPKKEGVKPPAVKPCTDDPADKKTAEACNEFIRQSSKVLYDHPLNIKRMEEGLPPANLLLIRGAGKMGKFPQFSERYGLSGSVISAATLITGIGKVVGLEHIPVPGTTGSVNSDLNAKVKAALGELERKDFVLMNIKGADEAGHDGKGIQKRDFIEVIDAALEPLLDLPDTLLVICADHSTPCSIKDHSADPVPVVIRGPGVRVDRNTRFDEISCAEGGLHRIRGLDLMPIVLDLINKSHKYGA is encoded by the coding sequence ATGATTGCTCACAAAGTGTTATTTGTGGTGCTGGACGGGGTATCCGACCGTCCCTGTGATGCGTTGAACGGATTGACGCCGCTTGAGGCTGCAAAGACTCCGGTCCTCGATCGGATCGCAGCCGAAGGGATCTGCGGGATCATGGACTCCGTTGCCCCGGGGATCCGCCCTGGCTCCGATACCTCTCACCTTGCCCTGCTCGGTTACCCGCCGCAGGAGTACTACACCGGCCGTGGGCCGCTCGAGGCCGAGGGAACCGGGATCCACATGACCGCCGGGATGATCGGGTTTCGGTGCAACTTCGCCACGGTCGACGAAAACGGCCTCATCACCGACCGCCGGGCAGGGCGGATCTCCGGGACCGCGCCGCTTGCAGAGGCCATCCGGGAGGAAGTCGACCTCTCGGCGCTTGGCGTCGAGTTCAGGTTCGAGTCGGGTGCCGGCCACCGTGCAGCCCTCGCCCTTTCAGGAGTTGGGCTCGGGGATAAGGTCTCCTCGAACGACCCAAAGAAGGAGGGGGTGAAACCGCCGGCCGTCAAGCCCTGCACCGATGATCCGGCGGATAAGAAGACTGCCGAAGCCTGCAACGAGTTTATCCGGCAGTCATCGAAGGTCCTCTACGACCACCCGCTGAATATCAAACGGATGGAAGAGGGGCTCCCGCCCGCAAACCTCCTCCTGATCCGGGGCGCCGGAAAGATGGGCAAGTTCCCGCAATTTTCGGAGCGCTATGGTCTTTCCGGGAGCGTCATCTCCGCCGCGACGCTTATTACCGGGATCGGGAAGGTCGTGGGGCTCGAACATATCCCGGTGCCCGGAACGACCGGGTCGGTCAACTCCGATCTCAACGCCAAAGTGAAGGCGGCACTCGGTGAGCTTGAACGGAAAGACTTCGTCCTGATGAACATCAAAGGAGCGGACGAGGCCGGTCATGATGGGAAAGGCATCCAGAAACGCGACTTCATCGAGGTTATCGATGCAGCACTCGAACCGCTGCTTGATCTCCCAGATACCCTGCTCGTCATCTGCGCCGATCACAGCACACCGTGCTCGATAAAGGATCACAGCGCCGATCCCGTGCCGGTCGTCATCAGAGGACCCGGGGTCAGGGTGGATCGGAACACCCGGTTCGATGAGATCTCGTGCGCCGAAGGAGGCCTCCACCGCATCCGTGGCCTCGATCTCATGCCGATAGTCCTGGATCTAATTAATAAGAGTCATAAGTATGGCGCATGA
- a CDS encoding polymer-forming cytoskeletal protein — MGSTEERDWIRACTLPDKTELQERTLKTDRDIVIGERSRIDYGLQGNEVVVCEFCKINGNILATGDVRIDNWCEIGGDVVVEGDAYLGEGVKIQGKLVVKGDLDIGDNVQIERGFEAKGWISIRNPMPVIIYIVMYLVAVLGIEREDELDSVLQKLFGEEENPAATPLMIPTGAILDMQTFSVPEKMIVGSGCRLHGNIRAASIAVREETTIFGSLHVREGASIARGSVIHGEIQSDGDVTIEQGGHILGNISCRCLTLHEDARVDGVIRAPGGLKIER; from the coding sequence ATGGGATCGACCGAAGAGCGCGACTGGATCAGGGCATGCACACTCCCGGATAAGACTGAACTCCAGGAGCGAACGCTCAAGACCGATCGGGATATCGTCATCGGTGAGCGGTCGCGGATCGATTACGGTCTTCAGGGCAACGAGGTCGTGGTCTGTGAGTTCTGCAAGATCAACGGCAACATTCTTGCCACCGGCGACGTCCGGATAGACAACTGGTGCGAGATCGGCGGGGATGTCGTCGTGGAGGGAGACGCCTACCTTGGCGAGGGAGTGAAGATCCAGGGCAAACTCGTCGTCAAAGGCGACCTCGATATCGGGGATAACGTCCAGATTGAGCGCGGGTTCGAGGCAAAGGGCTGGATATCCATCCGCAACCCCATGCCGGTCATCATCTACATCGTGATGTACCTGGTGGCCGTCCTCGGGATCGAGAGGGAGGACGAACTCGACTCCGTCCTCCAGAAACTCTTTGGTGAGGAGGAGAACCCCGCCGCCACCCCGCTGATGATCCCGACCGGTGCCATCCTCGATATGCAGACGTTCTCGGTCCCGGAGAAGATGATCGTCGGATCTGGATGCCGGCTGCACGGAAACATCCGCGCCGCCTCGATCGCGGTCCGGGAGGAGACGACGATCTTTGGAAGCCTGCATGTGCGGGAGGGCGCGAGCATCGCACGAGGTTCGGTCATTCACGGTGAGATCCAGAGCGACGGCGATGTGACTATCGAGCAGGGCGGGCACATCCTCGGAAACATATCCTGCCGGTGCCTCACCCTGCACGAGGATGCCCGTGTGGATGGGGTCATCCGGGCGCCGGGAGGACTGAAGATTGAGAGGTGA